In Oncorhynchus clarkii lewisi isolate Uvic-CL-2024 chromosome 2, UVic_Ocla_1.0, whole genome shotgun sequence, one DNA window encodes the following:
- the LOC139421944 gene encoding solute carrier family 2, facilitated glucose transporter member 3-like gives MENMEAGKKKKGVTCYLLYCITTAVIGSLQFGYNTGVINAPEQKLRRFFQNVSMDRYGEPFSSGTNTMVWSFAVAIFSVGGMVGSLSVGVMVDRFGRRKSMLLANVLALLGGTLMGLSSLCKSFEMVIIGRLVIGVFCGLCTGLTPMYVGELAPTHLRGAFGTLHQLGVVIGILVAQVFGLEFLLGSDSLWPLLLSLTAIPAVVQSIMLPFCPESPRYLLISLNQEEEAHKALVRLRGCEDVSDDIQEMKEEGMKMAMEKKVTIPELFRSPAYRQPIIIAIILQLSQQLSGINAVFYYSTGIFDTAGVTQPIYATIGAGVVNTLFTVVSLFLVERAGRRTLHLIGLAGMAVSALLMTISLSLVKTNPSLSYLAIVAVFAFVASFEMGPGPIPWFIVAELFSQGPRPAAMAVAGCSNWTANFLVGLGFPKLEELCGPYVFIIFMIFLIFFIVFTYFKVPETKGRTFDDIAKGFAGTAGTQSPPPEGMVTLPVSPTTEKVPMVEFPTEEKEKKGSSANP, from the exons aAGAAGAAGGGAGTGACCTGTTACCTCCTCTACTGCATCACTACAGCCGTCATTGGCTCCCTGCAGTTCGGATACAACACTGGAGTCATCAATGCCCctgagcag AAACTGCGACGGTTCTTCCAGAATGTGTCTATGGATCGTTATGGAGAACCCTTCTCCTCTGGGACTAACACCATGGTTTGGAGCTTCGCTGTGGCCATCTTCAGTGTGGGGGGCATGGTTGGGTCCTTGTCTGTGGGGGTCATGGTGGACAGGTTTGGGAG gcgGAAGTCCATGCTCCTGGCCAACGTGCTGGCCCTTCTGGGTGGAACTCTGATGGGTCTGTCCAGCCTGTGTAAGTCCTTTGAGATGGTCATCATTGGCAGGCTGGTCATTGGCGTGTTCTGTGGCCTGTGTACGGGACTGACGCCCATGTATGTGGGAGAGCTGGCCCCCACGCACCTCAGGGGGGCCTTCGGCACCCTCCACCAGCTGGGAGTGGTCATTGGCATCCTGGTGGCACAG gtCTTTGGTCTGGAGTTTCTGCTGGGGTCAGACTCCCTGTGGCCCCTCCTGCTGTCCCTGACGGCCATCCCTGCTGTGGTGCAGAGCATCATGTTGCCTTTCTGCCCAGAGAGCCCCCGCTACCTCCTCATCAGCCTAAACCAGGAGGAGGAGGCTCACAAAG CCCTGGTGCGTCTGCGTGGCTGTGAGGACGTAAGTGATGACATCCAGGAGATGAAGGAAGAAGGGATGAAGATGGCCATGGAGAAGAAGGTCACTATTCCAGAACTCTTCCGCTCGCCAGCCTACCGTCAGCCAATCATCATCGCCATCATCCTGCAGCTCTCCCAGCAGCTCTCTGGCATCAACGCG GTATTCTACTATTCGACAGGTATATTTGACACTGCCGGGGTGACCCAGCCCATCTACGCCACTATAGGAGCTGGGGTGGTCAACACTCTATTCACAGTGGTGTCT CTCTTTCTGGTGGAGAGGGCAGGACGAAGGACCCTGCACCTTATCGGACTGGCTGGAATGGCAGTCAGTGCTCTGCTCATGACCATCTCCCTCTCATTGGTG AAGACCAACCCGTCTCTGAGCTACCTGGCCATCGTGGCGGTGTTTGCCTTTGTGGCCAGTTTTGAGATGGGTCCGGGTCCTATCCCATGGTTCATAGTTGCTGAGTTGTTCTCCCAGGGGCCTCGGCCTGCAGCTATGGCCGTCGCCGGCTGCTCCAACTGGACCGCCAACTTCCTGGTCGGGCTGGGCTTCCCCAAACTGGAG GAGCTGTGTGGTCCTTACGTCTTCATCATCTTCATGATCTTCCTCATATTCTTCATCGTCTTCACCTACTTCAAAGTCCCGGAGACCAAGGGGCGGACCTTTGACGACATTGCCAAAGGATTCGCCGGCACTGCAGGAACCCAATCTCCTCCCCCAGAGGGTATGGTCACCCTGCCCGTCTCCCCGACGACGGAGAAAGTTCCAATGGTTGAGTTTCCGacggaagagaaggagaagaagggatCGTCAGCGAATCCGTAG